The DNA region CGATGGTGTCAATGATGCACCTTCTTTGGCTGTTGCAGATATCGGAATCGCGATGGGTGCTCATGGGTCAAGTGCTGCAAGTGAGACGGCAGATGCGGTTATTTTAAAAGATGACTTAGAAAAGGTCAGTAAAGCGGTTAAAATCTCAAAAGATACGATGAAAATTGCTAAGCAATCTGTATTGATCGGTATTGCTATTTGTACTATTTTGATGCTGATCGCTAGTACAGGAGTGATTCCAGCTTTATTTGGGGCAGTGTTGCAGGAAGTGGTAGATACTGTGTCGATCCTTTCTTCACTACGGGCTAGAAATGATTGATGTAGGAACGATTAGTTGCCTTGCTGGTTTTAAGTTGTTAAAATGTAGCTATAGATAAAGCGTGTTATCTAATTTCAGTAACAAGAGGCTAAAAAACATGTATCAAATTTTAGTAGTGCTTGTTAGATGAGGAGGAAAAACGATGGACGGCAGTAAAATCGATGGAAAAAATGTAACAGAGGAGATGCTTTTAGACCAAGGGTATCGTAAATACTCGGGAGAAAAATTAGATATATACTATAGCAAGGATATTTGTGCTCACATTGGTAATTGTGTGCGGGGCAATCCTGATGTATTTGAAGTAGGACGTCGTCCTTGGATCATCGCAGATAATGGCGGAGTAGAAGACGATATTCGGGTAATCAATACATGTCCGAGCGGGGCATTAAAGTATATTCGAAAGGATGGAAAATAAGAATGGAAATCAAAGAAGAAACAGGGCGTTTTGCTTTATATAACGACGAAAACCAAGAAATTGGTGAAATGACTTGGTCAGATGCAGGCACTGAAATGATGATCATTGACCACACATTTGTTGATCCAGCGTACAGAGGTCAAAAACTAGCTGAAAAATTAGTTTATCAAGGGGTGGAAAAAGCCCGTCGAGAAGGGAAAAAAATTATTCCGTTATGTCCGTTCGCAAAAAAAGAATTTGATACAAAGCCAGAATATAAAGATGTCTTAAGAGCGTAATAAAAATAGAGATTCTTCTGATGTTTAGAATCCATCAATTAAAAGTTTAGGATGCGACTCACTGAGTGGCATCCTAGACTTTTTTCCGACAAAAAGACAGAGCATTTTTCAATTTTAACTAGTATTTAAAAAAGAATTATGCTAAAGTATAGTAGATGTATTTTGTGAATAAGGGAGAATTAAACTATGTATAATTTTATTTTAACACTTGTAGTCATTTTGTCAGTAGTGATGGTCATTGCTGTAATGATGCAACCAAGCAAACAAAATAGCGCAGCAAGTGCCTTTACAGGTGGAGCAGATAAACTTTTCGGCAAACAAAAAGCTCGTGGTTTTGAAGCTGTGATGCAAAGAGCAACAGCAGTGATTGGCGCTGTTTGGATGTTACTATTATTTGTCTTAGTATTATTATCATCAAAGTAAGACCTTTGAAGTCCCTCATTTACTGAGGGACTTTTTTATTTCCTCAAAAAGCAACGGAAAAAAGTCAGCAACCTTTCTTTTCATAAGGTTTTCAGCCGATAATGTGCTAAAATGAGGATGAGGTGAATCATAGAATGAAAATAACAAATCTACCTAAACCATTATTTACCGAAAATGGTCCTCGTGCAGTTCTTTTACTGCATGCATATTCAGGAAGCAGCAATGACATGCGTATGCTTAGTCGCTATTTAGAAAAAGAAAACTACACGGTGTACTCACCAAATTTTTCCGGTCATGCAACGTTTGATCCGGAAAATATTTTGGAAAAAACAACAGTAGACTGGCAGCAGGACACAATAAATGCTCTTCAATTTTTAAAAGAAAAAGGCTATTCGCAAATCGCTGTTTTTGGTCTTTCAATGGGCGGGATTTTCGCAACAGCAGCATTAGCAGATCAATTAGAAGGTGTGATCGGCGGAGGATTTTTCTGCTCACCGATTTTTCCAGTCAAAAACAATGTACCTGAAAATTTTGCTTTGTATGCGGAGCAAGTATTGAGCATTGCTGGTGTTCCAGAAGATGAGCGCATCGACCGCTTAACCAACATCAAGGCTGACTCTCACGAACAGCTAGCAGATATTGAACAGTTTTCCACTAAAACAGCTGAAAAATTGAATCAAGTACAGGTGCCATTTTTTATGGCTCAAGCTGGTAATGATGAAATGATTGATGCGACAGGTGTCTATCAAAGCGCTAAAGCACTCACACAAACACGATTTACATTAAACTGGTATCCAAACGGTGGACATGCTGTAACAGTTGGACCAGAACATAAACAATTAGAACAAGACGTGGCAGCATTTTTAAACACACTGTCTTGGAATGAGGAGAACGAATGACAAAACAAACAATCAAGGAGAATATCCTGTTTTTCATGGAAAATCATAGTAAGAAAAGCTTTTCTATGGAAGAAATTGCGGAGGGACTTAAGCTGCAAAAAAGTGCAGATTTTAAGCTGCTGGTTCAAACAGTCGCAGCAATGGAACGGGAAAAATCCGTAGAATTTACTAAAAAAGGCAAAATCAAGTTGCGGCAAAAGGATGTAACAGTCGAAGGCATTTTTCGTGCGAATGAACGCGGCTTTGGTTTTGTGACGATCGATCCGGAAGAAGCGGATGTATATATCCCAAAAGAAGCAGTCAATTTTGCAATGGATGGGGACACTGTAGCGATCGATATTGTGCAAACTGCTGATCCTTTTTCTGATCGCGGAGCAGAAGGCAAAATCGTCGAGATCAAAACAAGAGCGATTACTCAAGTCGTAGGCGAATTTATCGCTTATGATGACAAAGAAGTCAGTGAAACCGATCTGTATGGTTATGCAGTGCCAAAGGATAAAAAGATGGCAGGACTAACCTTCAATATTGCAGCCCAAGGAATCAAACCAGTCGACGGCAGCATTGTGATCGTCGAAGTGACACATTATCCTGAGAAAGAATACCCAAGAAGTTTGGAAGGATTGGTCAAAAAAGTCGTTGGACATAAAAATGATCCAGGCATGGATATTTTATCGATCGTTGTTGCCCATGGAATTCCAACAAGCTTTCCAGATCCTGTCCTTGACGAAGCAGATAAAGTACCAGATGCTATTTCAGAGGATGATATAAAGGGACGCAGAGATTTGCGTGATCAATTGATCGTAACGATCGATGGAGAAGATGCAAAAGATTTAGATGATGCGGTCACTGTTCAAAAATTAGAAAATGGGAACTATTTCTTAGGTGTGCATATCGCTGATGTCTCTTACTATGTAACAGAAGGCAGCGAACTTGATATTGAAGCCTATGAACGTGGAACAAGTGTTTATTTGACAGATCGTGTAGTACCGATGATTCCTCAACGATTATCAAATGGTATTTGTTCATTGAATCCACATGTTCCTCGTCTAACGATGAGCTGTGAAATGGAGATCACGCCGGAAGGTCATGTAGTCAAACATGATATTTTCCGAAGTGTGATTCAAACTGCCGAGCGAATGACCTATACGGCAGTCAATGAGATTCTAGAGGAACAAAATCCTGAAACAATGGAGCGATACAAAGAGTTAGTTCCTATGTTTAAGGAAATGGGTGAACTTCACCAAATACTTGAACAAATGCGGGAGACACGAGGAGCGATCTCATTTGAAGATCGTGAAGCTAAGGTATTGGTTGACGCCAAGGGGCATCCACAAGATATCTTATTGCGAACACGTGGTGTTGGTGAGCGTTTGATCGAGTCCTTCATGCTGGCTGCTAATGAAACAGTCGCGAAGCACTACCATGATCTTAAATTACCGTTTATTTATCGGATCCATGAACAGCCGAAAGAAGAAAAGATGCAGCGATTCTTCGATTTTGCAGCAGTTTTAGGAATTTTAGTCAAGGGAACAAAAACAGATATCACACCAAAGGATCTTCAGAGAGTATTAGAGCAAGTAGCTGATAAACCCGAAGAAGCAGTTATCAATACAATGCTGTTGCGCAGTATGCAGCAAGCGCGTTACTCTGAGGATAATTATGGACACTATGGTCTAGCAGCCGAATACTATACGCATTTTACATCACCGATCAGACGATATCCAGATTTGATCGTTCATCGTTTGATCCGCAGCTATGAAGGAAATGTTTCTGAAAAACTGAAAGAAAAGTGGGAACAACATTTACCTGATATCGCAGACCATAGTTCAAAAATGGAGCGACGCGCAGTTGAAGCGGAACGCGAAGTCGATGCAATGAAGAAAGCTGAATTTATGGCAGATAAGATCGGTGAAGAATATCAAGGGATCATCAGTTCAGTCGCTCGCTTTGGTTTCTTTGTGGAATTACCAAATACGATCGAAGGCTTGATTCACGTCAACAATTTGAAACAAGATTATTTCCATTATATCGAAAACCACATGGCGCTGGTTGGTGAACGTACAGGTATGACCTTGAAGATCGGTCAAAAAGTTAAGGTTAGAGTAGAAAAGGCCGATCCGGAAACACGTGAGATCGATTTTGAATTTTTAGAAGCAGAAGAAGTTGAGAGACTGGAAGCACCTAAACAAAAGAAACGGCAAGATGGTCGTAAACGACGTGATGATCGTAAAGATCGGGAGCGTGGTCGTGATAAGAAACCATTTACCCAAAAGAAAAACAAGAAAAAAGGTAAGAAACCTTTTTATAAAGAAGTTGCTAAGAAAAAAGGTAAAGGCAAAAAAACGAAGAAAAAATAAGAAATTGGAGGTACAGCTATGCCAAAAGGAGAAGGCAAATTGATTGCCCAAAATCGAAAAGCTAGGCATGACTATACTGTTGTTGATACAATGGAAGCAGGAATGGTTTTACAAGGAACCGAAATCAAGTCGATCCGCAATAGCCGCATCAATTTGAAAGATGGTTTCGTACGTATCAGAAATGGCGAAGCTT from Enterococcus sp. 9D6_DIV0238 includes:
- a CDS encoding (4Fe-4S)-binding protein, which encodes MDGSKIDGKNVTEEMLLDQGYRKYSGEKLDIYYSKDICAHIGNCVRGNPDVFEVGRRPWIIADNGGVEDDIRVINTCPSGALKYIRKDGK
- a CDS encoding GNAT family N-acetyltransferase, which translates into the protein MEIKEETGRFALYNDENQEIGEMTWSDAGTEMMIIDHTFVDPAYRGQKLAEKLVYQGVEKARREGKKIIPLCPFAKKEFDTKPEYKDVLRA
- the secG gene encoding preprotein translocase subunit SecG yields the protein MYNFILTLVVILSVVMVIAVMMQPSKQNSAASAFTGGADKLFGKQKARGFEAVMQRATAVIGAVWMLLLFVLVLLSSK
- the rnr gene encoding ribonuclease R, yielding MTKQTIKENILFFMENHSKKSFSMEEIAEGLKLQKSADFKLLVQTVAAMEREKSVEFTKKGKIKLRQKDVTVEGIFRANERGFGFVTIDPEEADVYIPKEAVNFAMDGDTVAIDIVQTADPFSDRGAEGKIVEIKTRAITQVVGEFIAYDDKEVSETDLYGYAVPKDKKMAGLTFNIAAQGIKPVDGSIVIVEVTHYPEKEYPRSLEGLVKKVVGHKNDPGMDILSIVVAHGIPTSFPDPVLDEADKVPDAISEDDIKGRRDLRDQLIVTIDGEDAKDLDDAVTVQKLENGNYFLGVHIADVSYYVTEGSELDIEAYERGTSVYLTDRVVPMIPQRLSNGICSLNPHVPRLTMSCEMEITPEGHVVKHDIFRSVIQTAERMTYTAVNEILEEQNPETMERYKELVPMFKEMGELHQILEQMRETRGAISFEDREAKVLVDAKGHPQDILLRTRGVGERLIESFMLAANETVAKHYHDLKLPFIYRIHEQPKEEKMQRFFDFAAVLGILVKGTKTDITPKDLQRVLEQVADKPEEAVINTMLLRSMQQARYSEDNYGHYGLAAEYYTHFTSPIRRYPDLIVHRLIRSYEGNVSEKLKEKWEQHLPDIADHSSKMERRAVEAEREVDAMKKAEFMADKIGEEYQGIISSVARFGFFVELPNTIEGLIHVNNLKQDYFHYIENHMALVGERTGMTLKIGQKVKVRVEKADPETREIDFEFLEAEEVERLEAPKQKKRQDGRKRRDDRKDRERGRDKKPFTQKKNKKKGKKPFYKEVAKKKGKGKKTKKK
- a CDS encoding alpha/beta hydrolase gives rise to the protein MKITNLPKPLFTENGPRAVLLLHAYSGSSNDMRMLSRYLEKENYTVYSPNFSGHATFDPENILEKTTVDWQQDTINALQFLKEKGYSQIAVFGLSMGGIFATAALADQLEGVIGGGFFCSPIFPVKNNVPENFALYAEQVLSIAGVPEDERIDRLTNIKADSHEQLADIEQFSTKTAEKLNQVQVPFFMAQAGNDEMIDATGVYQSAKALTQTRFTLNWYPNGGHAVTVGPEHKQLEQDVAAFLNTLSWNEENE